From one Nonomuraea polychroma genomic stretch:
- a CDS encoding GntR family transcriptional regulator: MLITIDPASPQPLADQVAASVRAAVANGTAAPGDRLPSARNVAATLGINLHTVLRGYQQLRDEGLVELRRGRAAVITETADRLRLRLAEAAEEFARAALHAGASEEEALAAARAALLAMRG, encoded by the coding sequence ATGCTGATCACCATTGATCCGGCATCGCCCCAGCCGCTCGCCGACCAGGTGGCCGCCTCGGTCCGGGCCGCGGTCGCCAATGGCACGGCGGCGCCCGGGGATCGGCTCCCCTCGGCACGCAACGTCGCCGCCACACTCGGCATCAACCTGCACACCGTCCTGCGGGGTTACCAGCAGCTGCGCGACGAGGGGCTGGTGGAGCTGCGCCGCGGCCGAGCGGCCGTCATCACCGAAACGGCCGACCGGTTGCGGCTCCGGCTGGCCGAAGCGGCCGAAGAGTTCGCCAGGGCCGCGCTGCATGCCGGAGCCTCCGAGGAAGAGGCGCTCGCCGCGGCGCGAGCGGCGTTGCTTGCCATGCGAGGCTGA